One window of the Nicotiana tabacum cultivar K326 chromosome 4, ASM71507v2, whole genome shotgun sequence genome contains the following:
- the LOC107816852 gene encoding small ribosomal subunit protein uS15: MGRMHSRGKGISASALPYKRTPPSWLKISAPDVEDNICKFAKKGLTPSQIGVILRDSHGIAQVKSVTGSKILRILKAHGLAPEIPEDLYHLIKKAVAIRKHLERNRKDKDSKFRLILVESRIHRLARYYKKTKKLPPVWKYESTTASTLVA, translated from the exons ATGGGTCGCATGCACAGTCGCGG TAAGGGTATTTCAGCTTCGGCTCTTCCTTACAAAAGAACTCCTCCTAGTTGGCTCAAGATCTCCGCTCCTGAT GTTGAGGATAACATTTGCAAGTTTGCAAAGAAAGGATTGACTCCTTCACAAATTGGTGTGATTCTTCGTGACTCACACGGAATTGCACAAGTCAAGAGTGTCACTGGCAGCAAGATCTTGCGTATCCTCAAGGCTCACG GGCTTGCTCCTGAGATACCAGAGGATCTGTACCACCTGATTAAGAAGGCAGTTGCTATTAGGAAGCATTTGGAGAGGAACAGAAAGGATAAGGATTCCAAGTTCCGCTTGATTTTGGTGGAGAGCAGAATCCATCGTCTTGCTCgctattacaagaaaacaaagaagctCCCACCTGTCTGGAAATA CGAATCAACCACTGCCAGCACGCTTGTGGCTTAG
- the LOC107816847 gene encoding uncharacterized protein LOC107816847, with amino-acid sequence MSKIKEIDTRVKAYLYDIGYHGWSRVHATVNKTWTMISNIAESLNAVIKYTRELPIVELLEYMRTLLERWTNEKLLNAKGTFTYLGKKYNKELEDNITLSQKMIVRASTDYVHAMIDGVKCFIVCLQNKRCSCGQFQLDEFSCPHALAALRHMNKSYENYCSAYYTKERLLQTYKIPIDPLPDKSKWNVPQHIAEEVVMPPTKKRQSGRPKK; translated from the exons ATGTCAAAGATTAAAGAGATCGACACACGTGTTAAAGCATACCTATACGATATTGGCTATCACGGATGGTCTCGGGTACATGCTACAGTAAACAAAACATGGACGATGATATCAAACATTGCAGAGTCATTGAATGCGGTAATCAAATATACAAGAGAGCTGCCCATAGTAGAACTATTAGAGTATATGAGGACTCTTCTTGAACGTTGGACTAATGAAAAGTTATTAAATGCAAAGGGTACGTTCACATACCTTGgaaaaaaatacaacaaagagttgGAGGACAACATAACATTATCGCAGAAGATGATA gtgagggcttcaacaGATTACGTCCATGCTATGATAGATGGTGTGAAGTGCTTCATTGTTTGCCTTCAAAACAAGAGATGTAGTTGTGGACaattccaacttgatgaattTTCATGTCCACATGCTTTGGCTGCTTTGAGGCACATGAACAAGTCATATGAAAACTATTGTTCTGCTTATTACACGAAGGAGAGACTTCTACAGACTTATAAAATACCAATAGACCCGCTACCTGATAAAAGCAAATGGAATGTGCCACAACATATAGCTGAAGAAGTTGTAATGCCACCTACTAAGAAAAGGCAGTCAGGGAGACCTAAAAAATAA